In Thunnus maccoyii chromosome 3, fThuMac1.1, whole genome shotgun sequence, the following proteins share a genomic window:
- the atp6ap1la gene encoding ATPase H+ transporting accessory protein 1 like a, which produces MPGSAVPFPPLKVLSNGEPCLMFQARRLYLRYERQKQLDLTEEAFSPQKPVDTSQSVCSKDKATLVMRFGDVEDIRDLFIRLQLSNTFYESSGQWWFSVDSISLIYNTSEEAVFNASEVYAPASSSYHCLHVSSLQRYSALLLPSTDNAHRWTVTFTDFQIQAFNVTSGKFSPASDCATFLTPAILMGLVTSLILLLVLAYALHMVIHLKHIEHDNEHKADIYYPENPEHPEHCVENITEKNIL; this is translated from the exons ATGCCAGGATCTGCAGTTCCCTTTCCTCCCCTCAAG GTGTTGTCCAATGGGGAGCCGTGCCTCATGTTCCAGGCCAGGAGACTGTATCTCCGCTATGAGAGGCAGAAGCAGCTGGACCTGACGGAGGAAGCCTTCTCTCCTCAGAAACCCGTCGACACCAGCCAGTCTGTCTGCAGCAAGGACAAGGCTAC GCTGGTCATGAGGTTTGGTGATGTGGAGGATATAAGAGACCTGTTCATCAG ATTGCAGCTGTCCAACACTTTCTACGAGTCTTCAGGTCAGTGGTGGTTCTCGGTGGACAGCATATCTCTGATCTACAACACCTCTGAGGAAGCTGTGTTCAATGCCAGTGAGGTGTATGctccagcctcctcctcctaccACTGCCTCCATGTCAGCAGCCTGCAGCGGTATAGCGCCCTGCTGCTGCCGAGCACTGACAACGCCCACCGCTGGACCGTCACCTTCACCGATTTCCAG ATTCAGGCATTCAACGTCACCTCCGGTAAGTTTTCTCCCGCGAGCGACTGTGCCACCTTCCTGACGCCAGCCATCCTGATGGGCCTCGTCACTTCCCTCATCCTGCTACTGGTCCTGGCCTACGCCCTGCACATGGTCATCCACCTGAAACACATCGAGCATGACAACGAACACAAGGCCGACATCTACTATCCCGAAAACCCTGAACACCCTGAACACTGTGTGGAAAACAtcactgagaaaaacattttgtag